From the genome of Metallibacterium scheffleri:
CGGCACCGACTGCGACCAGGATCAACAGCAGCCACCACGGCGACCTGATCCACAGATACAGGCCCAGCAGCAGGGCCAGCCATGTCGCGGCATTGATCAGAAAGCGCATGGTGATCTCCTCAGCGTCCGGCCAGCGCATCGACGATTTGCAGACGCATGCCGCGCAGCGCCGGCAGTGCACCCACCAGCAGACCGATGATCACCATCAGGCCCAGTGCCACGCCCCAACTGTGCAGCCCCAGCGGCGGCAGCGGCAGGGCGCCGCCGCTGGCAGCGCTGACCATCGGCGTCAGCAGCATCGCCAGGCCCATGCCCAGCACGCCACCGAGCACGATCAGCAGCACCGATTCGGCCAGCACCAGCGCCAGCACGGTGCGATCCTGGAAGCCCAGTGTCTTCAGCACCGCGAGTTCCGGGATGCGCTCGCGCACCGCCTGCGCCATCGTGTTGCCGGTCAGCAGCAGCAGGGTGAAGAACACCGCCGCCATGATGCCGCCCGCGATCAAACCGATGTCGCCGATCTGCTTGGCGAACGACGCCTGGAACGCCTGTTCGGTCTGCGTCCTGGTTTCGTGGTCCGAGTTGCGGCTGAGCGCATCGATGGCCTGCGCCACGCGATCAGAGTCCGCCGGATTGGCCAGATTGACCACGTACCAGCCGACCAGGTTCTTCATGTAGGCGTTGCCCTCGTCGAAGTATTTCCAGTGGAACAGGAACTGCTGCTCAACCGCCTTCAACTTGGGGTTCGCGGTGGTGAAGATGCCGACGATCTGGAAATTCCAGTCATTGCTGCCATTGGTGCGCGGAAAGATGCCGGCGATCAGCGGCACGCGCTGACCCAGCTTCCAGCCAAACTGTTTCGCCAGCGCCGCGCCCACCACCGCGCCATCGCGCGTGTCGGCGAAGGCCTTGGCCTGCGCTGGCGGCAATTCATAGCGATCATGGAACAGGCCGAGATAATTCGTGCTGATCGCGAAGTTGGGGAAAAACGGCGTCGGGTGCTGGTAATAGCCGCCGAACCAGTTGGCCCAGGCAACCTGCTTGACGCCGGGCACGCGCTCGATGGACGTGAGCAGCGAGATCGGCAAGGGCTGCGTGATCGACAGCTTGGAGCTGACGATCATGCGCCCCGAGCCGGCCAGTTGATCGCCGGCATCGAACGCCGTGCGCACCGCGTCGAGCATGCCGAACAGCAAAAATGCCGTGAGCACCGAGAACAGCGTGAACAGCGTGCGCGCCTTGCGCCGCCACAGTGCCGCCCAGACCAGCGAGAAGTATTTCATCGCGCCACTCCTCAGGCGGGCTGCGCGACGCGCGCGGCGCCGACCAGCTCGCCCTTGTCCAGATGCACCATGTGCGTGGCGTGCTCGGCCGCGCGCGGATCGTGGGTGACCATGACGATGGTCTTGCCGTGCGCGCGATTGAGCTGCTGCAGCAGGCCCAGCACCTCCTCGGCCGCGGCGCGGTCGAGATCGCCAGTGGGTTCGTCGCAGACCAGCAGGGTCGGGTCGGTGACGAAGGCGCGGGCGATGGCCACGCGCTGCTGCTGGCCTCCGGACAGTTCGCCGGGCTTGTGGCTGGCGCGATCTGCCAGGCCCACCAACTGCAGCGCGATGGCGGCGCGCTTGCGCCTCTCGCTGGCCGATAATTTGGTCAGCAGCAGCGGCAGCTCCACGTTTTTCTGCGCGCTCAGCATGGGCAGCAGGTTGTAGAACTGGAACACGAAGCCGACGTGCGCCGCGCGCCAGCGTGCCAGCGCCGCGCCGGACAGCTTGTCGATGCGCTGGCCGCCGATGACGATGCTGCCGGCCGATGGCGTATCCAGCCCGCCGATCAGGTTCAGCAGCGTGGTCTTGCCCGACCCGGACGGCCCCATCAGCGCGAAGAAATCGCCCGCGGCCACGTCCAGATTCACGCCCTGCAGAACCGGGATCGCCTGCTTGCCGCGTCGGTAGGTCTTGCCCAGGTCGCGGATCTCGATCAGGTTCGCACTGCCCGTCTGGACTGCGTTCATGGCCTCACTCCTGCGCCGCCGTGGCGACGCGCACCGTTGCGCCCGCGCGCAGATTTGCGCCAGGCTGGATCACTACCTGCTCGCCGGCCGCCAGCGCGCCATCGACCTGGCGCAGGTCGCCCAGACTGGCCAGCACCCGCACCGGCACGCGCTCGATACGCGCATCGCGCACGCGCCACACGGCCTTGCCGGACGCCGTATCGATCAGTGCGGCGGCCGGGATCAGCACGCCCTGCGGCACCGCGCTGGGGGCCACCGCACGCTCGAGAAAATTCACCCGCACGCCCATGTCCGGCAGGATGCGCGGGCTTTTCTGCAGCAGCGCCACGCGCACCTTGACCGTGGCCTTGGCCTTGTCGGCGGTGGGCACGATGGCGATCACCCGCGCGGGGATGCGCCAGTCGGGATACGCGTCCAGCACCGCCTCGGCGGGCTGGCCGGCATGCACGCGGTGGATATAGGACTCGTTGACGTCGACGTCGACCTCCAGCGAGTTCATGTCGACGATGGTGGCCACGCCGGTGCGGGTGAAGCCACCGCCGGCGGACAGCGGCGAGACGATCTCGCCGACCTGCGCGGCCTTGTCGGTGATCACCCCGGCGAAGGGCGCGCGCACGAAGGTGTAGTCGTAATTGACCTCGGCCACCCGGCGCTGCGCGGCGGCCACCGCGATCTGCTCGCGCGCATCGGCCAGTGCGGCCTCGGCGCTGGACGCGCTGGCCACGGCCTGATCCAGCGATTGCCTGGATGCCAGACCCTTGTCCACCAGCGTGCGCTCGCGGTGCAGGGTGATGCGCGCCAGCGTGGCGTTGGCCTGGTATTGGCCCAGCGCGGCGCGCGCGGCGGCCTCGTTGGCACGCGCCAGAGCGAGTTGCGCCTTGGCCTGGCTGTCGTCCAGACGCGCCAGCAGTTGCCCGGCCTGCACGTGCTCGCCCTCCTCGACGTGCACTTCGGTCAGGCGGCCGGTGATCTGCGCCGACACCGTGGCCTCGCGCCGCGCGGTGACGTAGCCGGTGGCCTGCAGCACCGAGCCCGAACCCGCCGCGCTGGCCGGCGCCTGCACCGTCGCCACCTGTACCTGCGGCGCGCGCGCGGCACGCCAGACCAGCGCGCCAGCGAGCAGCGCCACGAGCACGATCAGCGCTGCCACGAGCCACGGCCAGCGCCGCCGCGGCGCGGGCAGATCGCGATCGGCGCGCTCGATGCGCAATTGCTGCAGCAGATCCTGCGGGCTTTGGCTCATGGTGTTCGACACTCGGCGACGATGTCGCGGACAGTGGCCAGCTTGACGTGAGCGCAGCGTAGACGGAACGCGCGCCGGTCAGTCATCGCGACTGACAGCTGTCAGCCGGGTGATGCGCGGTTGAGACAGTGACGGAACTCGGAACATAGCGCTGCATGGGATCGCACCATCCTCGTCATCCCCGCGCAGCAACGTCATCCCCGAGTGGTTGCGTCGGGGACGAGGATCCAGCAGCGTTAGCGCACGTTGCGCTGGATACCCGCATGCGCGGGCATGACGACGTGGGGGCTGCCCACGACCGGAATCCAGCCTCTCAGCTCACAACCAGCCCTTCTGCCGCGCCAGCCGGTAGGCCTCGATGCGGTTGCTCACGCCGAGCTTGCCGATGGCCTCCGACAGATAATTGCGCACCGTGCCGTGGGTCAGGTTGAGGCGCTGCGCGATTTCGCTGGCGGCCACGCCCTCGCCCGCCAGGCGCAGCACCTGGCGCTCGCGGTCGCTGAGCGGGTCGGCCTCGCTCCATGCCTCGATCGCCAGTTGCGGATCGATGGCGCGGCCGCCGCGCTGCACGCTGCGCAGTGCCTCGGCCAGTTTCTCGGCGGGGGCGTCCTTCAGCAGATAGCCGGCCACGCCAGCGTCCAGCGCACGGCGCAGGAATCCGGCGCGCGCGAAGGTGGTGACGATGACGACCTTCACTGGCAATGCGTGGCGCTGCACGCGCTGCGCCAGTTCCAGCCCGGTGAGGCCGGGCATCTCGATGTCGGTGACCAGCACGTCGGGCTTGAGGCGCTGCAGTTCGCGCCAGGCCGCCTCGCCGTCGCCGGCGCGGCCGACGACTTCGATATCGGATTCCATGTTGAGCAGCGCGGCCAGCGCGCCCAGCACCAGCGACTGATCCTCGGCCAGCAGCACGCGCATCATCGGCCACGCCCCGCCACCGCGCCGCTCATGGCTGCGGCCGGGATGGTAGCCGCGTCCGCCGGCGCGTCCGCGGGCACGTCGATGCCGATCAGCCGCGCCACCGGCGCCAGCGGCAGTTCGGCGCACAGGCGCGTGCCGCAGCCGGTGGGCGCGTCGATGCTCAGCGCGCCGCCCAGCACGGTCAGGCGTTCGCGCATGCCGGCCAGGCCGTTGCCCTCGCGCAGCACGCCGCCGCGGCCGTCGTCGCCGATGCACAGGCGCGCCCGCGCGGCGTCCTGCTCGAGGTGAATCACCACCCGCGTCGCCTGCGCGTGGCGCAGCACGTTGGTGGCGGCCTCGCGCAACACCATGGCCAGCGCGGCATCCTGCGCCTCGGGCAGATTGGTGGCATGGATGCGGTTGTCCACGTGCACGCCGGCGGTTTCCAGCAACAGCCGCGCACTGGCCAGCTCGGCCATCAGCCGCGGCGCGCGCAGGCCGCTGACCGCGGCGCGCACCTCGGCCAGCGCTGCACGCGCCACGCGCTCGACCTCGCGCATCTCGCGTCCCGCCGCGATGGCGTCGCGCTCGACCAGGCGCGCGGCCAGCTCGCTCTTCAGCGCCACCAGCGACAGCGTGTGCCCGAGCAGATCGTGCAGGTCGCGGCCGATGCGCTCGCGCTCGGCGCTGGCGCCGAGGCGGCGCACCTCGTCGTGGCTCAGGCGCAGGCGCGCGTCGCTGACGCCCTTGGCGCGGTACATCAGGTTCATGCCGCCCACGGCCAGTGCCCAGAACGTCACGCTGAGCGTGTTCGGCCAGCTCCAGCCCAGCCACTGCGCTTCGGCCATGAACGCCGCCACCATCAGCACCATCACCAGCACACCGACCCGCGTGCTGCGAAAGGCGAAGGCAGCGAACACGCAGGCGTAGATGATGTAGACCATCGCCCCCCAGTTGAGCGGCGCCAGCACGAAACCCAGCGCCGCCAGTGCCGGCACGTAGCGCCAGGTCGCCCGCGCCGGCACACTGTAGGCGCGCAGGTAGAACCACAGAAACAGCGCATAGCCCAACGCAGTCGCCGGCAGCCAGTCGTGCAGCGGCGTGCCGCTGAGCAGGGGCACGGCGATGATCCAGAAGCTCCAGACCAGATTGATCAGCGCGAAACGCCAGCGGCGCGTGCGCCTGTCCGCCATGCCGGAACGGGCCAGCACGGAATCCGGGGCGATGGAGAGCAGCGACATGTCATGACCCTCGCGTGGACGGCGCCAGCCGCCTCAACCGCTGCGCCGCAGTCTACGCACGGCCAGCGCGAAAAACACCGCCGTGAACAGCAGCAGCGCCGCGATCGGCGGCCACGCCGGTGCCCGCGCCATGCCCACCGCGCGCAGGCTGAGCTCGCCCAGATACCAGGCCGGCCACAGCGGCGCGATCTGTTGCAGCAGATGCGGCATCGCGTTCATCGGCACCCACAACCCGGACAGGAACGACATCGGCAGGTAGATGAGGTTGGCCAGCGCCGGCGCCGCCTGCGCGCTGGCGCGGCTGCCGATCAGCAGGCCGATGGCGCAAAACGGCAGCGCGCCCAGCAGCATCGCGCCGAGCAGCCCCAGCCATTGCAGCGGCGCCAGGCGCACCGCGCCGACCGTAACCGCCAGCGCGGCCAGGATCACGAAGATCAGCAGCGCGAACAGCAGCGCCATCACCATCTTCGCGGCCAGATACGCGCCCGGCGGCACCGGCAGCGCGCGCTTCAGCATCAGCAGGCCGCGCTCGCGATCCACCGCCACGCCGATGCCGAAGCCGAACAGCCCCGGCGACATCACCCCGAACGCGGCCATGCTGCCCAGCACGTACACCGCCTGCTGCGCATTCTTGCCGGCGAAGACCACGCCGAACAGCAGGTAGAACATCGCCGGGAACACCAGCATCGGCAGCGCCGCGCCGGGCATGCGCAGCACGCGCAGGAATTCGTACCACGCGTCCATGGCGTAGATGCGCGCGAGGCGCGGCAGTGGCATGGCTTCGACGGCGTTCATCAGGCGGCCTCGCGGGTCAGTTCGGTGAAGGCCTCGCCGAGGCCGGCGCGGCGCACTTCCAGCGCGCTGAGCGTGGCGTCTTCGGCCAGCAGGCGGCGCAACACCGGCTCGGGCTCGCGCACGCTCAGCGTCAGCACGCCGGCGGCGCACTCGCAGCTCTGCACGCCGGGCCAGGCACGCAGGGTGTCGACGCCGAGCGCGCTGCGGCAGCGGATGCGCGTGCCCGCGCTGCGTGCGCGCATCTCCTCGACGCTGCCCGCGGCCAGCACGCGCCCCCGCGCCAGCACGACGACGCGATCGGCCAGCGCCTCGGCCTCCTCCAGGTAATGCGTGGTCAACAGGATCGCGCAGCCTTCGCCGAGCAAAGCGCGCAGCG
Proteins encoded in this window:
- a CDS encoding ABC transporter permease, with the protein product MKYFSLVWAALWRRKARTLFTLFSVLTAFLLFGMLDAVRTAFDAGDQLAGSGRMIVSSKLSITQPLPISLLTSIERVPGVKQVAWANWFGGYYQHPTPFFPNFAISTNYLGLFHDRYELPPAQAKAFADTRDGAVVGAALAKQFGWKLGQRVPLIAGIFPRTNGSNDWNFQIVGIFTTANPKLKAVEQQFLFHWKYFDEGNAYMKNLVGWYVVNLANPADSDRVAQAIDALSRNSDHETRTQTEQAFQASFAKQIGDIGLIAGGIMAAVFFTLLLLTGNTMAQAVRERIPELAVLKTLGFQDRTVLALVLAESVLLIVLGGVLGMGLAMLLTPMVSAASGGALPLPPLGLHSWGVALGLMVIIGLLVGALPALRGMRLQIVDALAGR
- a CDS encoding ABC transporter ATP-binding protein: MNAVQTGSANLIEIRDLGKTYRRGKQAIPVLQGVNLDVAAGDFFALMGPSGSGKTTLLNLIGGLDTPSAGSIVIGGQRIDKLSGAALARWRAAHVGFVFQFYNLLPMLSAQKNVELPLLLTKLSASERRKRAAIALQLVGLADRASHKPGELSGGQQQRVAIARAFVTDPTLLVCDEPTGDLDRAAAEEVLGLLQQLNRAHGKTIVMVTHDPRAAEHATHMVHLDKGELVGAARVAQPA
- a CDS encoding efflux RND transporter periplasmic adaptor subunit, which translates into the protein MSQSPQDLLQQLRIERADRDLPAPRRRWPWLVAALIVLVALLAGALVWRAARAPQVQVATVQAPASAAGSGSVLQATGYVTARREATVSAQITGRLTEVHVEEGEHVQAGQLLARLDDSQAKAQLALARANEAAARAALGQYQANATLARITLHRERTLVDKGLASRQSLDQAVASASSAEAALADAREQIAVAAAQRRVAEVNYDYTFVRAPFAGVITDKAAQVGEIVSPLSAGGGFTRTGVATIVDMNSLEVDVDVNESYIHRVHAGQPAEAVLDAYPDWRIPARVIAIVPTADKAKATVKVRVALLQKSPRILPDMGVRVNFLERAVAPSAVPQGVLIPAAALIDTASGKAVWRVRDARIERVPVRVLASLGDLRQVDGALAAGEQVVIQPGANLRAGATVRVATAAQE
- a CDS encoding response regulator transcription factor, with translation MMRVLLAEDQSLVLGALAALLNMESDIEVVGRAGDGEAAWRELQRLKPDVLVTDIEMPGLTGLELAQRVQRHALPVKVVIVTTFARAGFLRRALDAGVAGYLLKDAPAEKLAEALRSVQRGGRAIDPQLAIEAWSEADPLSDRERQVLRLAGEGVAASEIAQRLNLTHGTVRNYLSEAIGKLGVSNRIEAYRLARQKGWL
- a CDS encoding sensor histidine kinase, with protein sequence MSLLSIAPDSVLARSGMADRRTRRWRFALINLVWSFWIIAVPLLSGTPLHDWLPATALGYALFLWFYLRAYSVPARATWRYVPALAALGFVLAPLNWGAMVYIIYACVFAAFAFRSTRVGVLVMVLMVAAFMAEAQWLGWSWPNTLSVTFWALAVGGMNLMYRAKGVSDARLRLSHDEVRRLGASAERERIGRDLHDLLGHTLSLVALKSELAARLVERDAIAAGREMREVERVARAALAEVRAAVSGLRAPRLMAELASARLLLETAGVHVDNRIHATNLPEAQDAALAMVLREAATNVLRHAQATRVVIHLEQDAARARLCIGDDGRGGVLREGNGLAGMRERLTVLGGALSIDAPTGCGTRLCAELPLAPVARLIGIDVPADAPADAATIPAAAMSGAVAGRGR
- a CDS encoding ABC transporter permease, whose translation is MNAVEAMPLPRLARIYAMDAWYEFLRVLRMPGAALPMLVFPAMFYLLFGVVFAGKNAQQAVYVLGSMAAFGVMSPGLFGFGIGVAVDRERGLLMLKRALPVPPGAYLAAKMVMALLFALLIFVILAALAVTVGAVRLAPLQWLGLLGAMLLGALPFCAIGLLIGSRASAQAAPALANLIYLPMSFLSGLWVPMNAMPHLLQQIAPLWPAWYLGELSLRAVGMARAPAWPPIAALLLFTAVFFALAVRRLRRSG